The Martelella endophytica genome contains the following window.
CCCGATCAAGAGCTGGGACGAGAAGGACTGGGGCGACAGCGTCGACGCGGACATCACGCTCGATGACGTTGATGTCAACGACTATGACGCGCTTGTCCTGCCGGGCGGTCAGATCAACCCGGACGTGTTGCGCACCAGCGACGCTGCCGTCGGCATCGTCAAGGCTTTCGCAGCCTCCGGCCGCATCATCGCCGCCATCTGCCACGGCCCGTGGATGCTGGTCGAGGCCGGGATCGTGAAGGGCCGCGACGTGACCTCGTATCACTCGATCCAGACCGACCTGAAGAATGCAGGTGCCAACTGGCACGATCATGAAGTGGTGACCGACAACGGCATCATTACCTCGCGTTCGCCGAAGGACCTCGAAGCCTTCGTCGACAAGATCGTCGAGGAGGTTGAGGAAGGCCGCCACGAACGCCGCGCCGCCTGACGCTACGCGCTGACCGACTGGTTTTGACCGCCGTCTCCCGAAAGGAGGCGGCGGTCTTGCGTTCTGACAACGCTTCGTGCGGAAGTTCCTACCGGATGGTAACAAAGTCGTTGCGCCGCTGCCCCGGACATGTTCATCTCCGGGCGTCGCGTGCCGGTGGCGCGCGTCGAAGGATCAAGCGGGCACGGGCCCGTGCCGGGACAAAGGGTTGGGAGGCTGCGATGGACCCGCTTCTGCGCCGCAGGGAGCATTTCATTTCGCGCGACGATGTCTGCGCGCTGATCGAGAAACTCGCCGACAATCTCATCAACATCAGGGATGAGACCGGGGAATTCCTGCTCCGGCTTGAGGACGGCCGGGTGATCGACACCAAGGGCTGGGCCGGCTGGGAGTGGACCCACGGCATCGGTCTCTACGGGCTGTGGAAATACCGGGAAATGACCGGCAGCGACAAGGCGCTTGCCATCATCGAGCAATGGTTCGCCGACCGTCTTGCCGAGGGGACGCCGACCAGGAACGTCAACACGGTCGCGCCGTTCCTGACGCTTGCCCATCTCTACGAGACGACCCGCAACCCGGTGTGGCGGCCTTATCTTCAGGCCTGGGCGGAATGGGTGATGCATGAGATGCCGCGTACCGAAGAGGGTGGCCTGCAGCATATCGTCTACAATTCGGTCAACCACCAGCAGATGTGGGACGACACGCTGATGATGAGCGTGCTGCCGCTGGCCAAGATCGGGCTCGTGCTTGATCGGCCGGACTATGTCGAGGAGGCGAAATACCAGTTCCTCGTCCACACCCAGTATCTCGCCGATCGCCGGAGCGGGTTGTGGTTCCACGGCTGGACCTTCGACGG
Protein-coding sequences here:
- a CDS encoding type 1 glutamine amidotransferase domain-containing protein, with translation MPAIDKSKILIMATNGYERSELRVPLDELKKRGAAVTIASFEKGPIKSWDEKDWGDSVDADITLDDVDVNDYDALVLPGGQINPDVLRTSDAAVGIVKAFAASGRIIAAICHGPWMLVEAGIVKGRDVTSYHSIQTDLKNAGANWHDHEVVTDNGIITSRSPKDLEAFVDKIVEEVEEGRHERRAA
- a CDS encoding glycoside hydrolase family 88/105 protein, with translation MDPLLRRREHFISRDDVCALIEKLADNLINIRDETGEFLLRLEDGRVIDTKGWAGWEWTHGIGLYGLWKYREMTGSDKALAIIEQWFADRLAEGTPTRNVNTVAPFLTLAHLYETTRNPVWRPYLQAWAEWVMHEMPRTEEGGLQHIVYNSVNHQQMWDDTLMMSVLPLAKIGLVLDRPDYVEEAKYQFLVHTQYLADRRSGLWFHGWTFDGNHNFADALWARGNSWVTIAIPEFFDILGLSEKDPIGRHLLSTFRRQAKTLKETQAASGLWHTLIDDPASYEEASATAGFAYGLLKGSRMRLLDSDYRDMAGRAVRGVVDNINADGELVQVSFGTAIGHDLDHYRNIKLTSMPYGQAMAMFCLTEYLWQYL